Within the Carassius auratus strain Wakin unplaced genomic scaffold, ASM336829v1 scaf_tig00216506, whole genome shotgun sequence genome, the region tacactctaaaaaacgctgggttgttttttcacccaactgctgggttgaggccgttggataggactttgggatgttttaaccaagtttggggtgaaaataactatcttttttaacccagcggggtgggttgaggacgcggacgtgaaggagagcacgcacgtcacgtcaaaatcgtacgtctctccagtgcgagcagccgccattttctcagcgtgatagaagcgagaagcgagtgaaagactatggtaagtaacgttaaatattcaaaatgtaaagttatcttttattgtttacccggttgtatgaaaggcggaaggttttatgaaaggcagaacaaaggagcttaacgttatatctaacgttatataaaaaaaacggacgcggttttcgcctcggacacggaggtcttaactgcctcatgtaacgttactgaacggaggatgtacttttaatataacgtctgtgaaatgtattttgtcatatttacataagattttacattatctgtactttttgaggcgttaacagacgattatggtcacggttacgctcatgtgaatttgtcttttttttcgcggttaaactgaatgtatgtttgtctcctaaaggaaacggcattgtgtagtaaagactagcataattatttagaggctgttgaagtggtaactgttaaaagtatgttttacatgtaatgtttcagacttgtccagctcctgtcttcattgtcctcggcgctgagagttaaagacacagaagatgtttgtgtgaggagtcacagacctgtgtgaggatgaggaggatgtgttcttctgaagaggggacagacggtttaaggagagtaaacttcagaataacatcaagttatctttatttttactaagactaaaaataatgtgcgtgtttttttttagatgttgaaatccagagacaagataacttcattcttttgagactgatgtaagttaaattattattacttttttttttagaaaatttatgtttctgttgtgtcctgcctgttaacttcacattttgatgcaaaaaacagtgtgattttatatatgtatgtatgtatgtatatgttaatattttattgaaaccattgatgtccctctttgcagaactcaaactaactggagttaaggacacagaagtatgcttgtgtgaggaggaggtggttttctcagcttcttctgaagagagggaaagatcgtttaaggcaagtaaacttcataatttcatgttatcagttgttgttttttacttagagtaaaataatgtttgttttttgtttttgtagatgttaaaagcaagagacatgggagatcatcattcccttgagattttatgtaagttatttttagaaaataaatttttctgttgtctcctgccagtttacttcacattttgatgcaacaacagtgtgattatgtgctcatttcattaagaccattgatgtctgtgttttttattgcagaaatcaaaccaactttggagttgtctgatttggagagtcattattcttggtctgcgctcttagaggtaaagttcacacaaaaaataatttacttgccctcaagtcattccaaacctataagacttttgtctgtctttacaacataaattaatatatttttagtattctcataatatttgttaatccatttatagtttagataatcagtattttcaagcttcataaatatagagttattgtagaagtaaattctgatatttatatatgaatacatcttaaattatatgatagcaaacatgtatgttcaaaataaaatattggtctcccagaccagcaatggaggacacaaaaagagaatattaaatatattcatatgttttccaaaaaatgaacagagtttgtatgagtctggaaaaacatgaggagagtaaattataaacattttaattatttgttgaactaatggtttgaagagcagccctccatgtacatgaatattgtgaggtatgtgaatgtcatgtctgttttaatgtttcagtaaagaagctttctgaaagcaatatttattcaaacaatatcgcatgtcctcacactagtgctgccattatagacttcatgagagctgtgatagacagacattaaacaaccacacaaagtgttgaaactttaaaaccgattatttacctatccttacggatgtgaatacacctctacctgaaaatcgatagtttaattaaatgtttaattttttcaaatgtgtttctcttaggccactgatgaagaacaggcggtgactgggatgaatgctggtcagagaggagaatcttctttcccctaaacagcagtggttttaaaggaggacgctgccctggatgatgtagaagatgtcagatgctgtgctgatggggcttcttcatgactacatcagttatgctaaagagatcatgaaaattgaccgtgatgcatgatctgtattaatggactatgaaacaaactgtaagtgtataatttgttaaaaaaaaaaaagttaaatgctttttctgtgttgtttagtagaagagtttacactctgtcattcatacacctgctcacattctttcacacacacacacacacatgcgtctgttaaaggttataatatcaaagttaatgttgtgatttatttgtgtactgtcatgccagaatagttggaaaaaaaactaactaatagtaaatttattgtatgtgttttcgtatatttttatacaatatatacaattgaacaaagtccaatttgatcttaagttatattcatcaaatgttcaatgctttatttatgaactctgtagctgttaatgccatccttttctgcatttcttctaacatgttactttttgacttttctcttgtttttaataaatattttccttttggtaattattatttgtgtgtaaaagtgatatttaaaatgaacaacatttgtaggtttaatgcctagctcaatttgggttaattttaacgtagaaatgcattgtttccccacatggctgcactgcgagtttattttctgccagcaggaggcgctaagagcgggagaggtaggtttctccggtaacggctgcagagcggtactgagctcacaaacgctgccttatcaagcacatgcgaaatgatatcgaacattttctaaatacagtagttttccttctgaaatacagtgataaaaaaaaacacccgctctgtttttttaaaccctgcaatatagtcattttaaaccataaaaaaggcaacccagcaggctgggttaaatatgataacccaactggttgttcgtccctttttgacccagcgctgggttgtcaaaataacccaaattgggttgttttcaacccagcagtttttagagtgtatcttcaaaggtcagcagcaaagacattagttaataaaatgggattaggtacatttttgttatttaacatatttaattattgcaggtttgcgtcatattctgagtttgcattttaatttattttgatgaatactaaatgtttttattttgtttgagagagagtgggatgaattaattcacattcacatttagtctagaactacatcatgttcacacagcgccagaggtgggtagagtacccaaaaactttactcaagtaaaagttaaagtaattctagaaatatttactcaagtaaaagtaaaattactagtcttgaatagttacttgagtaagagtaaaagagtatcggataaaaaatctactcaagtagttagttactagttactttgggtcatatatacggagtctttttttatatagatatatagacaaaaaatgtatgtaatgtatgtgtgtgtgtataaatgtatatatttcatcagcctttaatccaatttatgtaatttattataaaaccctgtctgtttatttaagtaacaaatataggtatcatgccataacatatttttaatacgactgactttattttaaatgtgaatttaacattgaaagttaatgtgatataaatattgctactaatctttcattgttcagaaagagagcaaataacatttacattattaaacataattttcactgacagtctagatttcattcactctcagaaactaccattaaaatcactgaaactgttaacactgtgaaatcaatatcttaattatagattcgtacacacatagatctgcactttgttgtttctgacgagagaattcgccagaaagaggtattcagtaagtgagcgagtgaaggaagcaccggcatttcagcgatgactcatcggaacacctctgattggccattgcattcaaaagctcaacagaaccgtgtgtgattggttaatgcgcagcgctgtaaaaacgcgtctgtctctggctcagcgccagcaagcgatcacagatctgaatttagcagctgatgatatgacttgctgaacgtactcgcactggtgtgattgtattaaaattaataaaatcttaattggctattctttgtcttttggaagctgcattcaacctgttataagccacacacgtacaacaaactaatgtcacagtggtatcgtgtactgtaatcgaatgtagcccaagtaaccaacctgttaaacagtagacagcacacgcgttcatctaataaggatctccatcgcaagcaaataatagcctttgcagattagctttcaattcagtgcagttccatagccccgttttcaacgctgctaatattcttaaacgttacaactctgagtgaaccgcttcagacgctcagctcGTGCAGCATgaaactgaacgactcaatcaaactgattcatgaaccaattcactcgtttgccaattggtttgatcaagcctttgaacagagttgactcaaaagaatgaatcattcgcgaatgggcatcgctcattgtccagagaaaagtagacggcgcgtttggaataaactgaagcatttattgcattaagataaagtaacgagaggggcgtcgcccacagtaacgaagtaaaagtacagatttttcccaaaaaatgtactcaagtaagagtataaagtacccatctttaaatatactccgaaaagtattcgttaccccgaaaaattactcaagtaaatgtaacgaagtaaatgtaactcgttactacccacctctgcacaGCGCACACATCGCATCTGTACGTCCTATTTCTCCCagtatggggacaggagactgtttttctgtcaataaacAGAAGAACaaagtactttttaaatattttttaaaataaaaaatatatatatatatttttgtaaattaaaaagtaatgcgttcatttattatttacttgaaaaagaaaataatctgaTCATGTAACTcacattacttgtaatgcattacccctaGATATTTAATGTTAAACTTAATAAGAAATAACCTTTATCCATACAATACTTTGAGCTGGAGCAATGGAACATTATTATGTTCAAAAGGTCAGCTAAAGCTTTTGGTCATGtgtataattgtaataattgaataaatgtgcTTTAACTTTAACTTGTATTTTGTCTGTATTAACAAGTAAATTacttatgcatatatatatatatatatatatatatatatatatatatactgtatagagagagagagagagagagagagagagagagagagagagcatattgAAGTTTTATTGCGCTCTttgtaatgtatgtatgtgtgtgaggcaCATTTGGTTGGTTTGCTACAAGACTGAGATCAGCGTTATTAAAAATCCCTTTCCATTTCGCTTTGTAAATGTCACCCAGGAAACACTGGAACATTAGCTTTTTTGCCTTTCAGAAGCATGTAAAAAGCAACCtgctataaaattattttaattacaaactTGACAGAAAGCCAGCATTTTGTGAgaagtgtttttaaataaataaatccctgcAATTCAAAAAAGCGTAATCTTCCACTTCCGAAAGGGCAAAATGCGTCTCTGTTTCTGCACCTCACCTGAGTAAAGTACTAATATGTGCAAGATTGATTCGGAGAATAAAATCAAAGAAGCCTTTATGAGCATTCTGTTATATTCTCTGTTATACAGCTGATCTGCCTATGTGAGTGAGTCATAGCTGTTTGCATGGTCACAGAGAGTATATGAGGGACTGTTTGTGCTTTTTAATCAAGTGTACGGACGTTTTCTTGTGTTATTGTTTCTGCAGTCCTATCTCTCGGGACTGTgatgtttattattgtgtgtttttctttttttttcaggataataaatgcaaaacaaatgttAGGTACGAATATGAAAATGCTTTTCAGCTTCTTCGGTCAccgaaaaaaaaattcacattcgTTATAGACTGCACAAACTGGATTATCTTCGCCCTCAATGTTATACACACATTGCTAATGCAATTTACCTTTCCTCAATGCAGCATTCTCATTAGAACTGTGTGGAAACATAATCATTTTGGACCTTGAGAAATTGCAGAGCTACTACTACAAGCATAAAGGACGCCGTTATTCTGAACATTTCTGCTAACAACTGCTTCTGGATTCCTGTTCCAGATACTTTTGGATGTAATATTTTCTCACCCAGTATTGATGTGTTTGCCATATCTTGCTATAATTGTCACTGAATGCTGTCTGGATAATACAAAGACAGTACTGGCACTCTGGTTTCTCGCCAACTTTTATGTAGGCTTTATAAAACTGACACAGAGAAGCAAGATATACATATTCACGTTAAAGGAAATTAGAGTAATTACATAGAGGCGAATGGAAGCCAATCTTAGAGAAGAACCTCTTATTTCCAAACATTTATCTGAAAATAGATATTTTCAATATCTTCTTGGTGGCTGCGGTATATTTTTTCGGATGCGCTGTTGTATAAAGACACTTTGAGGATGATTTTGATAATTGCCTCTCCAGTGGTCTGCTAAAAGCGTTTTCTTTTGGGTATGTTGGGTACAAGGATGCACTAATacattgaaaagttttttttttcttcttttctgaaaAGTTTTGTATACAGATGACAACCATGTGAAAATGACCACCATTCACATGTATCCATGAAGATGACCATAAATGCTTATTTATGCATGCCAGGGAAGTAGTTGGCGATGACATTTTGTATAGAAATAGTATAGTATCTGTGCAGAGTCTCAACaggtatacagtatatacatttgcATGTACTCACTGTTTTcacaaatgtgtatttttgtagtTTATACATCATATCGTAAtggtattgttttaaaaaaacatccTTTTTGAAACAGGTttacaaaaatgtgtattttcaaaAACCCTGAAGTTTGTTACACCCTGTTCTGCTTGAATCAGGTTGTATACCTTTGTAATACCCAAAAGCAAATGACATATGGTTAAAATAACAAGCCTAGATTGAACTGAAACAATTATTCCTCATACTGATGGTTGAAGTCGGTGTTCTATGCACATCCCACTAGATTCACAATAGTTTATTGTGAGCATTTTTAGAGCAGACAGAATTTGGCTGACAATTGTAAACCATGTAAACCCAATGAAAAACATCCGGATGGACAAAAAGGACTACAGGAGTGTCTTCTCAGGGTGTTCTTAATATCTTTCCATcaaaaaaaagcattcatttttCAATCCATCAAAGCTCCAGATGACTTTTATTTTCAGACCTTTTGCTGTCATGCACTTGAATGTTGCAAAACACACaagttatgttttaatatatatcttattatattttatataagtaaTGAGCTAGATGGTATGAACCAAAAATCATGTCTTCTTGTTTTTAGACTGAGTGGTGATACATGATGGGCTAAATGTTGAAGTGAAAAACCCAAAACAACTGTAATGGTGTTTTATCTGCACTGGGTTGTGTtgaaaacagtctcaaaacactgAAATCCTTGCATTCATCTCCTGATTTACTGGATCTGGTTAACACACAAACAAGCATTTGAGGACTTATGCAGCAAATAAAGCAGAATGTGGCAGCAATGCACAACACAGAGAGATCCAtatgttacaattataaaataatgtgtaaaataataattatcaaaagtaTGCACATCACAGAGGGATGAAGTGTGCGAACCCCTAAAATCAGCAAGGTGGCCAGACAGACAGAAGAAACCCCCCAAAATGGTCATTTGTAAGTGCAATCGCAAAATACTGTTTTAAATGCAAACTTGTTACTTAACAAACAGATAGAAACTGTTAAAGGGTAAAATAAAAGACCTGCACCCCTCAACTAATACTTGGCTGAAACATCTTTTGCTTTTAATACAGCAGCCAGTCTTTTTGAATAAGAGTCAACTTAACACATATTTCTATTCTTCCTGGCAAAAGAGCTCAAGATTGATCATACTGCAGAGGGATCTCCTGTGTACAGCCTTTTCAAGTCATTCCACAAGTTTTGTCAATTGAATATGATGGTCTGGGCTATTTACAAAAGGTTATTTTTCTTCTGAAGCTATTTCTTTTATAGACTTGGATTTGTGTTTGGGGTTATTATTCTGCTGAAAGATGAAATTTCTCTTTATCTTCAGGTTTTTATTGGAGGCCTGCAGGATTTGTGGCCAAACGTTCTGGTATTTGGCACTTTCTATGATTCGTTCTCTCTTTGAGTCTCAACAGTCCCAGCTGAAGAGAGAAACAACCCTATTGCATGATGCTTGCAGAACCAAGCTTCATCACAAATATGGTCTTGTTTTTTTGTGCCAAAATGTCACATGAAGGACCAGAACTTTCCAGACATCCATGCAGCTCTTGGCAGCCTCCTTGATACATTTCATCTTGTTTTTAGATCCATTTTTGACAGAAGCCCCGTTGTCTCCGCTTGCTGATGATGGCCTTCACAGTATTCCATGGCTAATGTTTTGGAAACACTTTTGTATGATTCTCCTGATTTGTACCGCTTCAAATACCTTCATGACTTTCTTTTAAAATGCTGGGAATATTGCACAAATAGTACGGTTTTGGATTTTTGGAGCTGTGGctcagataaacaaataaataaaggatttGACATTTGTTGGAGGATTAAAGTCATTAGACTGTGTTACAACATTAGTTCAATATTAGCACTGTCATGCCATGACGGGGCTGCTGGGATCTGAACCTACCAaagaaaattgtattattatttatttagttttattatttcagtaaatCTACTGCTGAATGCACTTTTCTTTGTCTTCTATTGTGTTGATAATTATTACAGTATGCACGGTTGTAACATGCCTGTAGTCTCAGTGATCGTGTTTTTCACGGCATGCAGATTATCCAACTGATTTGTGTTAATTAACTTAAACAGAAACGAATCCAGCATAACATGCAAGTCATGCAACTTATTGGCTTATGAGATCAACAGTCATTCATCGTCCGTTGTGTCTTGCACAGCAGCTACATTTGTGGTCTTCATTCATCCATCAGTTGCAGATGTAAGTTTGCGAGATAAGTGATGAGTTGCATAAAGTCTGATCTGCTAATTTATCGTTCCTCCTCCCAAACCAATTACAGGCTCAGATTTGCATCAGAATTACTTAACTACTTGATTAGAGTGGATGTTGAGTTAATTGGATGGTGGAGTCCTTATAACAACGAAGTGAGTGACAAATTAGGGTTCAATTATCTCTAACGCATGGCTGTATGTTATTTTTCAAGGACTTTAATCAAAGCAGTACACTAAACAACCAATCCTTAAAGGAAACACAGCTGTTGCTTAGTGTGCACAAGACATATACATTTTCAGTCACGTCTTGGTGCCTGAGACAGTTGCAAGTTTTCTGATACTGGAGAGGCTGTTGAAGTGAACCCTGCCACGTTATTGTGCCAATTTTATGGATTTATCCTTGAGCTGATGTTAGTAGTATTAAATTTGTTgtagatataaataaaatctttgtgAGATTTTTATTCACAGTATAATATATATCAAATGGGGAAAGAATagttcattcagtaatgaaattGGCATGGTGTTCCAAAACTATATGTTTAACTATTCGTTCTGTGGAAAATAATGAtaatgtgtaaacaaataaacacaataagcacaatacagcaacaacaacaacaacaacaacaataataataataataataataataatacaattaaaaataaataaatataaaacaaatacagtttaaaaataaatcaacaaataatatctaaataCAAGTCTAAACCTATTCtgataaatattatgtaataatattatgttcttatatatacatatacacacataattcatagaAGCTATTGTGTAATTACTATTGTGTAATTACTATTAATATACTTTttagcactatatatatatatatatatatatatatatatatatatatatatatatatatatatatatatatatatatatatatatatatatatattatggcaagccgttcaggaaataattatatttataaaattaagtctgaatatatatagaatgaaagtctgaatatatagaatgaaaatctgaatatataaaatgaatgtctgaatatatagaatgaatatctgaatatatagaatgaaagtctgaatatataaaattaatgtctgaatatataaaatgaaaatctgaatatatagaatgaaagtctgaatatataaaattaatgtctgaatatataaaatgaaaatctgaatatatagaatgaaagtctgaatatataaaatgaatgtctgaatatataaaattactgtctgaatatataaaatgaaaatctgaatatatagaatgaaagtctgaatatatagaatgaatgtctgaatatataaaatgaaagtctgaatatatagaatgaaattctgaatatataaaatgaatgcctgaatatatagaataaaagtctaaatttatgtgaaagtgtgaatatgTGAAAAGAAAGTGTACATTTGTCAATTCTCACTGAATAATGTGTAGCTTGTTTTAGCCTTTTGAattgtgattcatttaaaatgtcattcactGAAATTTTCCAATACTTTCATGAGCTACAAGACTTTTTTGCAAGAGTGGGTCATACTCCAAACAACATAAACAATTTGGAGTCTACATCACGTCATCTCGAGGATCATATTTCCATCCTTGCAACATTCTTAGCAGTTATCGGCAGTCATGTTCAACAAAATGTTGCTGAAAGAACCTTATGCATCATTCTCGAAGGAATTTATGAATCTCTTAGGGAAATGTTGGCTGAAATAGTCCTCCAGGAAGAAGCTGATACACAAGTGCATGGTAGAAGTGCACATTCTTCATCACAGAGAGGAAGGCTGAGGTGAGTGATGATAATTGATTGTACTTTAGGCTCTTTGCAAGttgcaaacaaaataattaatacaagttATGCATTAACACTTTGTGAATTagcacatttttgttattttgtttttttctcatttgaggTACAACATATCAGCTGCTCTATTGATTCACATGCGGGACTTAGGATTTAGCTGGATGGCCATATCACGAATGTTGTCTGTAAACATTCGAACACTGTACAACCACAGGAGACAACTTGGTTTAGTGGACTATGGGACTTtcacaaacatttcaaatgatgATCTAGATCGTCATATTACTGAGGTTCTTCAACAAACCCCTGGATCAGGAGAGACATACATCACTGGTAGTTTGAGGGGAAGAGGGATCAGAGTTCCGCGATGGCGAGTGCGAGAGCGTTTAAGAATCATAGATCCAGTGGGAAGAGTCTTAAGAGGACGAAGGGCTATTCAACGGAGGGTCTACAATGTCTCTGTCCCAAATCAATTGTGGTATGTGTTTTGTAAATTTGTAATTACTCTCTAGCTGGTTAATGAAGCAAGATTGCTGCTGttgtaaaatcaaaatgaaaaagtgagataatccaacataaaaaaaagtataagcatgaaaaaaaaaaaaaacatgatatttagattaattaataaattatttatattattattatttatttatatttctaacaaCAGTTTTTTggcaagaaaaagacaacaaagcCAAAAAGTTTAACTTTGATGTGGtttataagaataagaataatgataataataactataataataactaggAATTCCAGAAGCCTTAGTCTGGATCCAACCCTAAATGAAGAATCAAATACCTGAGAAGAGAAGATGCAAACCATCAGAAAACATACAGAATTACCAAAATTTGCCtatataatttgcatatataaatgtattgtagAAACTTGATTTGCTGTTCTGCaagaggtatgacagaatacattagttactgATCAGCTGTTACTTCAATAATTACTTAATAGTTATAcagtaagaaacagtattttagtttagaaaatttagaaaatgtgaGATAccgatacataaaaaaaaagtaaatgtataaaCAGGAAGGAGGAAAAACATTATTGagaatgtgttatttatttatttttcacaaaagctttttggcaagaaaaagacaaaaaagtaacaCTTTGATCCAATgtggtttataataatataaataatcctTATTTCAGGCATATTGACACAAACCACAAGTTAAATCCATGGGGATTCGTGTTTCACGGTGGAGTTGATGGCTATAGCCGCTGTATTACCTACCTGAGATGTTGCACGGACAACAGAGCATCAACTGCCTTGCAACTTTTCCAAAATGCAGTGGATCTGTTTGGACTCCCACAACATGTCAGGGGTGATGCAGGTAGTGAGAATATTGATGTTGCAAGGTTTATGATTGAGAATCGAGGGGCAAACAGAG harbors:
- the LOC113098310 gene encoding uncharacterized protein LOC113098310; the encoded protein is MLAEIVLQEEADTQVHGRSAHSSSQRGRLRYNISAALLIHMRDLGFSWMAISRMLSVNIRTLYNHRRQLGLVDYGTFTNISNDDLDRHITEVLQQTPGSGETYITGSLRGRGIRVPRWRVRERLRIIDPVGRVLRGRRAIQRRVYNVSVPNQLWHIDTNHKLNPWGFVFHGGVDGYSRCITYLRCCTDNRASTALQLFQNAVDLFGLPQHVRGDAGSENIDVARFMIENRGANRGSFMVGCSVHNQRIERLWAELNRVVSAYFKDLFLFMENLECSNFLKIKDHSILRMCKDLMIIAGVILS